One genomic segment of Paenibacillus durus includes these proteins:
- a CDS encoding SDR family NAD(P)-dependent oxidoreductase, giving the protein MESSLKEHGQGSKSERDKKRKLLKQLLLERELYETDIAVIGVNGRYPDSPNLEEFWNHLQAGENCIREVPKERWDWKEHYDSSRKDKQKSYTKWAGFIEDIDKFDPLFFSISPFEAAGMDPNERLFLETVWATLEDAGYTGEKFAKANHKVGVFVGNNNSSYEWLSGAASARGIFTQAHSAYWSIANRVSYFFNFQGPSLALDTACSSSLTAIHLACESLRRKECKLAIAGGVNLILHPVHIARLCYWNMVTADDKCKSFGEGADGFVDGEGVGAVLLKPLADAVKDGDRIYGVIKGSAINSGGRTNGYTVPNPNAQAEVILDVLNKTGIDPRTISYIETHGTGTSMGDPIEIAGLSKAFNQYTRDKQFCPIGSVKSSIGHLESAAGIASFTKVLLQLKHKQLVPSIHCGTYNPEIDFAETPFYVQRESTAWEQPYLDGPDGRKSYPRRAGISSFGAGGTNAHLIVEEYVAGVPARSGGKGHKGPFIFVLSAKTADRLQQQAGNLLKYLRNNSPHSAEELEDIAYTLQTGREVFSERLAVVASNVQELMEALAAFHDSSALTGATYNGSVKTQSAPGSLGNGSAGKAFMEAAIKEQEWEQLARLWTMGADLDWHALYTHRAPAIVSLPTYPFFRERYWIEEGHAAKAPAAVTGAGEAEQSLQYYAPKWVLSPLSSAASAPVAGEKRPASVLLVYPDNHGGLARVITDFHQDCEVRSLVLGTVNRQLNLHSWEIDIYSADGLTRCMERFPAVDTVYFMGGIQPVPYALDDFEQLERLHKQGVLSLFRLVKALSKHPENLAQEIRLKVVTSNLHDVLPGELNQRPFTGGITGLVRTMSKEYPQIKISNVDISMPSHDSQWSEDDLALIVSELMEEPVVRDGEDVAVRSGERYVRRLFPAVLPETLAEPYAKDGVYVIIGGFGAIGYEMALHLAGTVNARLAIIGRSELDAGKQQQISALKERGGAVIYVQADISQADSLAQAFAGIKQRWGRIQGVFHSAMTYGEERLDTMSEETLQASVAPKIAGSVSLYHALKNEEPDFVVFFSSGQSFTGNPGRGHYGAGCNFEDAFAASWNREVRYDVKVINWGFWRNNDTQLSEEIHQTFSQLGIYPIYPEEGLQAVKQLISSGAEQILAFKVKPFVLDLMNVDPHQRIDYASRSAALDFGRIKELAAGIMPPQDHIEDAEAAMAALNEYLLLSAFQRMGVFTRSGEYFSKSRLCGQLGVTLGYSRLLSALLNILKRGGYLEISEDVIRCTDRISDPKTIRELAQLEAKKDYLTFVYPEVKALVELASVCLINAPALLRGKISAAEFMFPNSSMELVEGVYKGNAAADYFNELMVLAVTEYVESTLPQLSKGEKLKIIEVGAGTGGTSQLVLKALAKYGDRISYLYTDVSGAFIQHGKTVFGPSYDFMDFKILDVEKDVQQQGFPQGEYHLAIAANILHATVNMRDTLENVRTLLKESGSLILNEATQVNDFLTVTFGMLEGWWLYEDEADRLEDSPLLSEELWVKTLTSAGYSAPTALVETGGSKRGLFQNIILARRAGGHESHRTVSTPGIISNRSTSIPSSRVSHSSAPALAPDEPDKGIGLNALQQAVKELIAGVIQIPLDRLDPELPLMDYGVDSIFAVKIVDLINEQMGLNLKSTVLFDHPTLKKLAGYIFLEKERDIQHV; this is encoded by the coding sequence ATGGAGAGCAGTCTGAAGGAGCATGGTCAAGGCTCGAAATCGGAACGTGATAAGAAAAGAAAACTGCTGAAGCAGCTGCTGCTTGAACGTGAGCTGTATGAAACAGACATCGCCGTAATCGGAGTGAACGGAAGATATCCCGATTCCCCTAATCTGGAGGAGTTCTGGAACCATTTGCAGGCAGGGGAAAATTGCATTCGCGAGGTTCCCAAGGAACGCTGGGATTGGAAGGAGCATTATGATTCCAGCAGAAAAGACAAGCAAAAAAGCTATACCAAATGGGCCGGGTTTATTGAGGACATCGATAAGTTCGATCCCCTGTTTTTTAGCATCTCTCCTTTTGAAGCCGCAGGAATGGACCCCAATGAACGGCTCTTTCTGGAAACGGTGTGGGCTACACTGGAAGATGCGGGTTATACAGGGGAAAAGTTTGCAAAGGCCAACCATAAGGTTGGCGTCTTTGTCGGCAACAATAATTCCAGCTATGAATGGCTGAGCGGCGCTGCGTCGGCCCGGGGAATATTTACACAGGCACACTCCGCTTATTGGTCAATCGCCAATCGTGTTTCCTATTTTTTCAATTTCCAGGGTCCCAGCCTGGCGCTGGATACCGCCTGCTCCTCCTCTCTCACCGCGATTCATCTCGCTTGCGAGAGTCTCAGGAGAAAGGAATGCAAACTGGCGATCGCGGGTGGAGTCAATCTGATCCTGCATCCGGTTCACATTGCCAGATTATGTTACTGGAACATGGTGACCGCGGACGACAAATGTAAAAGCTTTGGAGAAGGCGCGGACGGATTCGTGGACGGTGAGGGTGTAGGTGCCGTACTGCTGAAGCCCTTGGCAGACGCCGTAAAGGATGGGGACCGTATATACGGAGTCATTAAAGGCTCCGCAATCAATTCCGGCGGCCGAACGAACGGCTATACCGTGCCGAATCCCAATGCACAGGCTGAAGTCATTCTGGATGTGTTGAACAAGACGGGGATTGATCCGCGCACGATCAGCTATATTGAGACACATGGTACAGGCACTTCAATGGGTGATCCCATTGAGATTGCAGGACTTAGCAAAGCGTTTAACCAATACACCCGCGACAAGCAGTTCTGTCCCATCGGGTCTGTCAAATCATCGATAGGACATCTGGAGTCAGCCGCAGGAATTGCATCGTTTACCAAAGTGCTGCTGCAACTGAAACATAAGCAGCTCGTCCCCTCAATCCATTGCGGGACTTACAATCCCGAGATCGATTTTGCGGAGACGCCATTTTATGTTCAGCGGGAAAGCACTGCCTGGGAGCAGCCATATCTGGATGGCCCGGACGGACGCAAGTCTTATCCGCGGCGGGCGGGCATCAGTTCCTTCGGTGCAGGCGGCACCAATGCCCACCTGATTGTGGAAGAATACGTTGCCGGCGTCCCTGCCCGTTCCGGCGGCAAGGGGCATAAGGGTCCGTTTATTTTTGTGCTGTCTGCCAAGACCGCAGACAGACTTCAGCAGCAGGCCGGGAACCTGCTGAAATATTTGCGGAATAACAGCCCGCACAGTGCCGAAGAGCTTGAAGATATTGCCTATACGCTGCAGACTGGAAGAGAAGTCTTCTCCGAACGGTTGGCCGTGGTGGCCTCCAATGTACAGGAGCTAATGGAAGCCTTGGCAGCCTTCCACGACTCTTCAGCCTTAACGGGAGCAACGTATAACGGCAGTGTAAAGACGCAAAGCGCTCCAGGCTCTCTTGGCAATGGGAGTGCAGGCAAGGCCTTTATGGAAGCAGCCATAAAAGAGCAGGAATGGGAACAGCTCGCCCGGCTCTGGACCATGGGGGCCGATTTGGATTGGCATGCGTTGTATACTCACCGCGCTCCGGCCATCGTTTCACTGCCGACGTATCCTTTTTTCCGGGAGCGCTATTGGATTGAAGAGGGACATGCAGCTAAAGCGCCAGCAGCCGTTACCGGAGCAGGAGAGGCAGAACAGTCCCTCCAGTATTATGCGCCCAAATGGGTGCTGTCGCCTTTAAGTTCCGCAGCTTCAGCGCCAGTTGCAGGGGAGAAACGGCCAGCGTCCGTACTGCTGGTTTATCCGGACAATCACGGAGGTCTGGCACGCGTCATCACTGACTTTCATCAGGATTGTGAAGTCCGCAGCCTTGTGCTGGGAACGGTGAATAGACAACTGAACCTCCATAGCTGGGAAATCGATATTTACAGCGCAGATGGACTAACCCGCTGTATGGAGCGCTTCCCGGCAGTTGACACCGTTTATTTCATGGGCGGTATCCAGCCGGTGCCTTATGCACTGGATGATTTCGAGCAGTTAGAGCGCCTTCATAAACAAGGGGTGCTTTCCTTATTCAGGCTTGTCAAAGCATTGTCCAAGCACCCGGAAAACCTGGCACAGGAAATCCGGCTCAAAGTAGTGACAAGCAATCTGCACGATGTTCTGCCTGGAGAGCTGAATCAGCGCCCGTTCACGGGAGGCATCACCGGACTGGTAAGAACAATGTCCAAAGAGTATCCGCAGATCAAAATCAGTAATGTGGACATCTCCATGCCCTCTCATGACAGCCAATGGAGCGAGGATGATCTCGCTCTGATTGTAAGCGAACTTATGGAAGAGCCAGTAGTCAGAGACGGAGAAGACGTCGCTGTGCGAAGTGGCGAACGTTATGTCCGCAGACTGTTTCCGGCTGTGCTGCCCGAGACCCTCGCAGAGCCTTATGCGAAGGATGGGGTGTACGTCATTATTGGCGGCTTCGGCGCGATAGGTTATGAAATGGCTTTGCATCTGGCAGGTACAGTGAATGCCCGCTTGGCTATTATCGGCAGAAGCGAGCTGGATGCGGGGAAGCAGCAGCAAATATCCGCGCTGAAAGAACGGGGCGGGGCAGTAATTTATGTGCAAGCAGACATTTCGCAGGCGGACAGCCTTGCCCAAGCTTTTGCCGGAATCAAACAGCGGTGGGGCCGCATTCAGGGCGTGTTTCATTCGGCAATGACCTATGGAGAAGAGCGGCTGGATACGATGAGCGAAGAGACGCTGCAAGCTTCTGTTGCTCCCAAAATAGCAGGAAGCGTCTCGCTCTATCATGCGCTGAAGAATGAAGAACCTGATTTTGTTGTCTTTTTCTCTTCGGGTCAGTCCTTTACCGGAAATCCAGGCAGAGGCCATTATGGGGCTGGATGCAACTTCGAGGATGCTTTTGCCGCCAGTTGGAATCGTGAAGTCCGTTATGACGTCAAGGTCATTAACTGGGGCTTTTGGCGGAACAACGATACGCAGCTTAGTGAAGAAATCCATCAAACGTTTTCCCAGCTTGGGATTTACCCCATTTACCCTGAAGAGGGGCTGCAAGCGGTTAAACAGCTGATTAGCAGCGGGGCCGAGCAGATTTTGGCTTTTAAAGTGAAGCCGTTTGTACTTGATTTAATGAACGTCGATCCGCATCAGCGGATAGATTATGCCAGCAGATCAGCGGCATTGGACTTTGGCAGGATTAAGGAACTGGCGGCCGGCATTATGCCGCCGCAGGATCATATTGAAGATGCCGAAGCGGCAATGGCGGCACTCAATGAATATTTGCTGTTGTCTGCCTTCCAGCGCATGGGCGTGTTTACCCGCAGTGGAGAGTATTTTTCCAAGTCCCGTTTATGCGGACAGTTAGGAGTTACCCTGGGATATTCCCGTCTGCTCAGCGCCTTGCTGAACATTCTCAAACGGGGCGGTTATCTGGAAATCTCGGAGGATGTTATCCGCTGCACCGATCGAATATCTGATCCTAAGACAATCCGGGAATTAGCGCAGCTTGAAGCCAAAAAAGACTATCTGACTTTTGTCTATCCCGAAGTAAAAGCGCTGGTTGAGCTGGCCTCAGTATGCCTGATCAATGCTCCGGCTCTGCTGCGAGGGAAAATCAGCGCCGCCGAGTTCATGTTTCCGAATTCGTCCATGGAGTTGGTCGAGGGAGTCTATAAGGGGAACGCGGCGGCTGATTATTTTAACGAGCTGATGGTTCTTGCGGTCACGGAATATGTAGAATCTACTCTGCCGCAGCTAAGCAAGGGCGAGAAACTAAAGATTATCGAGGTTGGAGCTGGAACCGGGGGAACAAGCCAGCTTGTGTTGAAAGCTCTCGCGAAATACGGCGACCGGATCAGTTACCTCTATACCGATGTCTCCGGAGCTTTTATTCAGCACGGCAAAACTGTGTTTGGCCCAAGCTATGACTTTATGGATTTCAAAATATTGGATGTTGAAAAAGATGTACAGCAGCAAGGCTTTCCGCAAGGAGAATATCATTTGGCCATCGCTGCCAATATCCTGCATGCCACTGTTAATATGAGAGACACGCTCGAAAACGTGCGGACCTTGTTAAAAGAAAGCGGCAGCTTGATTCTGAATGAAGCGACACAAGTGAATGATTTTCTGACGGTAACCTTCGGTATGCTGGAGGGCTGGTGGCTGTATGAGGATGAGGCGGACCGGCTGGAGGATTCTCCGCTGCTGAGCGAAGAGCTCTGGGTTAAGACGCTTACCTCTGCCGGGTATAGTGCGCCAACGGCTCTGGTTGAGACCGGCGGCAGCAAACGGGGCTTATTCCAGAATATTATACTCGCTCGCAGAGCCGGTGGACATGAAAGTCACAGAACGGTTAGTACTCCTGGCATAATTAGCAATCGCAGCACCAGCATACCTAGCAGTCGCGTCAGTCACAGCAGCGCCCCTGCCTTGGCTCCCGATGAACCGGATAAGGGTATCGGTCTCAACGCGCTTCAGCAAGCCGTCAAGGAATTGATTGCCGGAGTCATACAAATTCCGCTGGATAGGCTTGATCCTGAGCTTCCGCTGATGGATTACGGCGTTGATTCTATTTTTGCTGTCAAAATTGTGGATCTGATCAACGAACAAATGGGGCTGAACTTGAAATCAACGGTCTTATTCGACCATCCAACGCTCAAGAAGCTGGCAGGCTACATTTTCCTGGAAAAAGAGAGGGATATTCAACATGTATGA